Genomic DNA from Comamonas resistens:
TGCGGTGCATGTAGGGCTCAACCCGCGACCAGTTTGTGCACCAGGTCTGCCGCAGTCGATGCACCGTATTTGCGCATCAGCCGGGCGCGGTAAATCTCCACCGTGCGGTGGCTGATGTCGAGCGCACGGCCGATTTCCTTGGAGGTCAGACCTTCGAGCAGGCGCGCTGCCACCTCGCGTTCGCGTCCTGTGAGTTCAGCCTTGACGGTGCGCTGGGCGCTGAGGTCTTCAAAGCTCCAGATGCCCGAGGCATGCGGATCGTTGCGGTCCAGCGTGCGGCCGCTGACATGGCACCAGAAAGTCTCGCCATTGGCGCGCTTCATGATGCGGTTGTCGCTGTAAAAGCCCTTGGTGTTGAGGATGGGCGCAATGCGCGCGCCCAGACGTTCGTATTCATCGACGCTGGGGTAAAGCACCTGAAACGTCTGACCTATGAGTACTTCGCGCGATGCATGGAACATTTCACACAGTTGGCGATTACAGTCAATCATGATGCGGTTGCGCGAGATGACTAGACCTACAGGGGCTGCGTCGAAGGCCAGCCGGTAATCCACAACCATAGTGAAGCTCTTTACGAAAAACTACTTACTTGAGTACGTAGTATCGTAGCGCATCCAATTTAAAGGAGACATGTGTGAAAAAGCTCTACCCATCCGCAGAAGCGGCGCTCCAAGGCGTTGTGGCTGACGGGCAATTGCTGGCCGTTGGCGGCTTTGGCCTGTGCGGCATTCCCGAAGCCCTGATCGATGCGCTGGTGGCCAGCGGTGTCAAG
This window encodes:
- a CDS encoding PAS and helix-turn-helix domain-containing protein yields the protein MVVDYRLAFDAAPVGLVISRNRIMIDCNRQLCEMFHASREVLIGQTFQVLYPSVDEYERLGARIAPILNTKGFYSDNRIMKRANGETFWCHVSGRTLDRNDPHASGIWSFEDLSAQRTVKAELTGREREVAARLLEGLTSKEIGRALDISHRTVEIYRARLMRKYGASTAADLVHKLVAG